From Schaalia sp. ZJ405, one genomic window encodes:
- a CDS encoding type II toxin-antitoxin system Phd/YefM family antitoxin — MNDVSVTDARSRLADVINDARVRHTPVFLTRRGHRVAAVIDAEDLELLMERAQDLADIEAAEAARAEITENGTVPWDEVKAEFGLA, encoded by the coding sequence ATGAACGATGTGAGCGTCACTGATGCGCGCAGCCGGCTCGCCGATGTCATCAACGACGCCCGTGTGCGACACACCCCGGTCTTCCTCACGCGCAGGGGACATCGAGTTGCTGCGGTCATCGATGCGGAGGACCTTGAACTTCTGATGGAGAGGGCACAGGACCTCGCAGACATCGAGGCCGCGGAGGCCGCCCGCGCCGAGATCACTGAGAATGGAACTGTTCCCTGGGATGAGGTCAAGGCGGAGTTCGGGCTCGCATGA
- a CDS encoding MSCRAMM family protein, translated as MHRSIQDRKARIFATLVLVLSLALAWSACLPVAMAAGSLDDKGASEAVEAENSSVTTPDLSTSPDQENPDPDVSATPGSEDLEQAGSSVSPESDETSGGGGASELASPDAAVDVEAEDLDELELSPLTSLVAFRNARAENKGVVVLSSKGELYLFNPATGGITPLPPYLPSVENKTGPLTSGSKRELRFGKNDLPCRDNRPNRQDDKFCYISRGVSYNALGIGADGTRYATLKVGQSGTPYEERAGSSQAPLFQVYRLAPGADAWEEFGAEFEFPYRQRPGGHPVNELTFNGGQVAPDGTYYLSVTDLEGPANARRLVAHVYKMTSQEQDRPQKVGDVYDSQLSPNIGSNDIGNNDGDMLFTEAGDLVMGFTNHRANIPGSGNPGFNQVNFEVVTKETLDRAHGTTLDSYPLRSAKIRAGEDKPEDFAGVGPAAGVSIGPGGNLVTANFAVIDSITRFLSISGNGYGNGSVSRIGTMPNNLGDYRTRDALPVWEYPLAKWDKRLDFRGDTHYTVHPWVGEITDMAGEAFVPSVTVRKVVEGRANTNDQFKVSGTATITREATTSGAQKEVSTERIPVLAGTTVTVSETITRPEATLADYSVSLSCTDGSTPQVTVDGSRATASITVTGTPGDVVCTFTNTPKADGKVEWAKENETGQLLGGSSWRIARRDGAPFTFDGSQNAEKSFVISDATATGGLDKDTDAGKFLLTGLAPGDYTLREETAPEGYQRSGKTYTFTTTSPAQEVKKVHLFDGRQPVVGQFGRHNAVQNVPLTGTLLLEKRADQGNHVGTEPLLSGSEWILTNNKNTEERRVTDCVAVDDAACQGTSHDTDSRAGVIRVTGLPLGNYELKEVKAPAGYVLDTTPKPFTIDSGHLDVKFERKQSIYNTKQAGPSIPLSGGIGRDFFVFLGVGVLGIALLMQLAQRRKRN; from the coding sequence ATGCACAGATCTATTCAGGATCGCAAGGCGCGCATTTTCGCCACACTCGTCCTGGTGTTGTCGCTTGCTCTTGCATGGTCTGCTTGTCTTCCTGTCGCAATGGCCGCGGGTTCCCTCGACGACAAGGGTGCATCCGAAGCCGTCGAAGCTGAGAATTCTTCCGTAACCACCCCCGATCTTTCCACGTCGCCGGATCAGGAAAATCCAGACCCTGACGTTAGCGCCACGCCGGGATCTGAAGATCTCGAGCAGGCCGGATCTTCTGTCTCTCCAGAATCTGATGAAACCTCCGGGGGGGGGGGGGCTTCTGAGCTAGCATCGCCAGATGCCGCTGTCGATGTCGAGGCGGAAGACCTTGATGAACTTGAGCTTTCGCCCCTGACGTCTTTGGTCGCGTTCCGAAACGCACGCGCGGAAAACAAGGGCGTTGTGGTGCTGTCGAGTAAGGGTGAGCTGTATTTGTTCAACCCCGCAACGGGGGGCATCACCCCGCTGCCGCCATATCTCCCGAGTGTAGAGAATAAGACAGGCCCGCTGACTTCGGGTTCCAAACGCGAGCTCCGCTTTGGGAAGAACGATCTTCCGTGCAGGGACAATCGTCCGAATCGCCAAGATGACAAGTTTTGTTACATCTCCCGTGGGGTGAGCTACAACGCTCTTGGCATAGGAGCGGATGGCACCCGGTACGCGACTTTAAAGGTTGGTCAGAGTGGTACGCCCTATGAGGAGCGAGCGGGTTCCTCACAAGCTCCGCTGTTCCAGGTCTACCGTCTTGCGCCGGGGGCCGACGCATGGGAGGAATTCGGTGCCGAGTTTGAATTCCCCTATAGGCAACGACCTGGTGGTCACCCAGTAAATGAGCTGACCTTTAACGGAGGACAAGTCGCTCCTGATGGCACCTATTATCTTTCGGTTACGGACTTAGAAGGTCCGGCCAATGCACGGCGCCTAGTCGCACACGTCTATAAGATGACGTCGCAGGAGCAGGATCGACCCCAAAAAGTCGGCGATGTCTACGATTCGCAGCTTTCGCCGAACATCGGTAGCAACGACATCGGTAACAACGACGGTGACATGCTGTTTACAGAGGCAGGCGACCTCGTGATGGGGTTTACTAACCATCGCGCCAATATCCCCGGAAGTGGAAACCCCGGCTTTAATCAGGTGAATTTTGAGGTGGTGACGAAGGAAACCCTCGATAGGGCACATGGCACCACCCTCGACTCCTACCCTCTCAGGAGCGCGAAAATCCGCGCCGGCGAGGATAAACCTGAGGACTTCGCGGGCGTGGGCCCGGCAGCAGGTGTGTCCATTGGTCCTGGGGGAAATCTGGTAACGGCGAATTTTGCGGTAATTGACAGCATCACGCGGTTCCTGTCGATATCCGGGAATGGTTACGGGAATGGTTCGGTGAGCCGGATCGGGACTATGCCCAATAATCTCGGAGACTACAGGACGCGTGATGCTTTGCCCGTGTGGGAATATCCGCTAGCGAAATGGGATAAACGTCTAGACTTCAGAGGCGATACCCATTACACGGTGCATCCGTGGGTAGGAGAGATCACCGACATGGCAGGTGAGGCTTTCGTCCCTTCGGTCACTGTGCGCAAAGTTGTTGAAGGCCGTGCGAATACTAACGATCAATTTAAGGTGAGCGGGACCGCAACTATCACCAGAGAGGCAACCACGAGCGGCGCGCAGAAGGAAGTCAGCACGGAGCGTATCCCCGTTCTTGCGGGCACCACTGTCACTGTTTCCGAGACCATTACTCGACCAGAGGCTACACTAGCCGATTACTCCGTCAGCCTCAGCTGCACGGACGGTTCCACCCCTCAGGTGACGGTTGATGGCTCACGCGCGACTGCGTCAATCACCGTGACCGGCACGCCTGGCGACGTGGTGTGTACGTTTACGAACACGCCGAAAGCTGACGGGAAAGTGGAGTGGGCCAAGGAGAATGAGACCGGTCAGTTGCTTGGCGGTTCCTCATGGCGGATAGCGCGTCGAGATGGCGCCCCCTTCACATTTGACGGATCTCAGAATGCTGAGAAGAGCTTCGTTATTTCTGATGCGACCGCAACTGGCGGTCTCGACAAAGATACGGATGCGGGCAAGTTCCTCCTTACGGGTCTTGCGCCCGGTGACTACACCCTGAGAGAAGAGACCGCGCCAGAGGGATATCAAAGGTCGGGAAAGACCTATACCTTTACAACGACGTCCCCTGCCCAAGAGGTCAAGAAGGTTCATCTCTTCGATGGCCGCCAGCCCGTCGTGGGCCAGTTTGGTCGGCATAACGCGGTGCAGAACGTGCCACTCACCGGCACGTTGCTCTTAGAAAAGCGTGCGGATCAGGGAAATCATGTTGGCACCGAGCCGCTGCTGTCTGGATCAGAGTGGATTCTGACAAACAACAAAAATACAGAGGAGCGGCGGGTTACAGATTGCGTCGCCGTGGACGACGCTGCCTGCCAAGGCACCTCGCACGATACAGACTCCCGAGCCGGAGTAATCCGCGTTACGGGCCTTCCGCTGGGAAATTACGAGTTGAAGGAAGTGAAGGCTCCCGCAGGGTACGTACTCGATACAACCCCTAAGCCCTTCACGATCGACTCCGGACATCTCGATGTGAAATTTGAGCGTAAGCAGTCGATCTACAACACCAAACAGGCCGGACCTTCGATCCCGCTGAGCGGTGGAATCGGACGTGACTTCTTCGTCTTCCTGGGCGTGGGAGTCCTTGGGATCGCGCTGCTCATGCAGCTTGCACAGCGTCGCAAGCGCAACTGA
- a CDS encoding SpaH/EbpB family LPXTG-anchored major pilin, producing MQLLKKMRQGALAAMAVAVASALTLGAGVANADTPTGPGNMPTTQGTITIHKHKEIGSTTALNPDGTSQAPADPLGGVEFTVTKVEGIDLNKNADWAKISTLNAKTITRGAAQKVTTADNGTVTTSSLDIGVYLVEETGTGTHAITSKAAPFFVTIPLPFQNKWITNVHVYPKNVVKTPGTKEVTNDTNTHKVGDVLEWTMTTTATTANPSAYGIVDQLESYLDYVNGSAKVFINDQEVTDITVTPGTTPAKHVKITVNDAARQQITAGATVKFVLQTTVTTMPENGIVKNGAWPIDNEYNPFENQNPGGDTPPIIPTKDPYFGDYKFKKVDSNNTGKALAGATFGLFQCDGNAVTGDAIVTATSGADGVVAFNGIYLGTFTKGTAQADAKKTLCLKETEAPAGYILSETVKQVEITAGHVADNATLDEVRNTPQNGPDLPLTGAAGTMVMTLAGVALLVAGAALYVTSSRSRQRN from the coding sequence GTGCAGCTTCTGAAGAAGATGAGACAGGGCGCTCTTGCGGCGATGGCTGTTGCCGTAGCTTCAGCCCTCACGCTGGGTGCGGGTGTGGCGAATGCTGACACCCCGACCGGCCCGGGCAACATGCCCACTACGCAGGGCACCATCACCATCCACAAACACAAGGAAATTGGTAGCACTACTGCCCTCAACCCCGATGGGACATCCCAGGCGCCGGCTGATCCGCTTGGCGGCGTGGAATTTACCGTGACGAAGGTCGAGGGCATCGATCTGAACAAGAACGCAGATTGGGCGAAAATTTCGACCCTTAACGCGAAAACCATTACCCGCGGTGCCGCACAGAAGGTGACCACGGCGGATAACGGTACTGTGACCACGAGCAGTCTCGATATCGGCGTCTACCTCGTGGAGGAGACAGGCACGGGCACGCACGCCATCACCTCGAAGGCGGCCCCGTTCTTCGTCACCATCCCGTTGCCCTTCCAGAACAAGTGGATCACCAATGTTCACGTCTACCCGAAGAACGTCGTGAAGACACCGGGTACGAAGGAAGTCACGAACGACACCAACACTCACAAGGTCGGTGACGTCCTCGAGTGGACGATGACCACGACGGCAACCACGGCCAACCCGAGCGCATACGGCATCGTCGATCAACTTGAGAGCTACCTCGACTACGTTAACGGTTCCGCCAAGGTGTTCATCAACGACCAGGAGGTGACGGATATTACCGTCACGCCGGGTACCACCCCCGCCAAGCACGTCAAAATTACGGTCAATGATGCTGCCCGCCAGCAAATTACGGCAGGTGCTACCGTGAAGTTCGTTCTCCAGACCACGGTGACGACGATGCCGGAGAACGGTATCGTCAAGAACGGCGCATGGCCGATTGACAACGAGTACAACCCCTTCGAGAACCAGAATCCGGGTGGCGACACGCCTCCGATCATCCCGACCAAGGATCCCTACTTCGGCGACTACAAGTTCAAGAAGGTTGACTCGAACAATACTGGCAAGGCGCTGGCAGGCGCCACCTTTGGTCTCTTCCAGTGCGATGGCAATGCAGTGACGGGCGACGCGATCGTGACCGCTACCTCGGGCGCTGATGGTGTCGTTGCATTCAACGGAATCTACCTCGGCACATTCACCAAGGGCACCGCTCAAGCGGATGCCAAGAAGACGCTGTGTCTGAAGGAAACGGAGGCTCCTGCCGGCTACATCCTCTCCGAAACGGTGAAGCAAGTTGAGATCACCGCCGGCCACGTGGCTGATAACGCCACGCTCGACGAGGTGCGCAACACCCCGCAGAACGGTCCGGACCTGCCCCTGACCGGTGCGGCCGGCACAATGGTGATGACCCTGGCTGGTGTGGCTCTCCTTGTTGCTGGTGCCGCGCTTTACGTGACGTCCTCTCGTTCGCGTCAGCGGAACTAA
- a CDS encoding type II toxin-antitoxin system RelE family toxin: protein MTYRIVYEIDDGMLVVLVLAVGHRREVYRRR from the coding sequence ATGACCTACCGGATCGTCTATGAGATCGACGACGGGATGCTCGTCGTCCTCGTGCTCGCCGTCGGTCACCGCCGCGAGGTCTACCGTCGAAGGTGA
- a CDS encoding UPF0182 family membrane protein, which translates to MPKKGKGGGFGKRGLNPLVVTVIALAVVVGLIYAASIVWTEILWFQQMSATRVILTRWGAHIGMFVVGFLIVSLSTLVSMNWAYKRRDSSTRGTASANLREYQQAFEPVRRIAFWGVALFLGFINGSNLAEHWQELLQFINQSPFGQADPYFGFDLAFFVFTLPALQILVSFFLTTVGICLVASIVVHYLYGTIRLVPRPHASKPARLQTGILAAVGSLLIGVNYWLGRYALLNKRGGNVDGALYTDIHSTLPAHSILAVISVFVAVLFVIAAFRGTWRLPTVGVVVTVLSALVIGQAYPALIQQFRVNPNERALESEYIQRNIDATLAAYGLDDLEYTNYDAETTAQAGQLREDSESTSQIRLLDPQVITKTVQQLQQSRPYYGFESGMSVDRYTVGDEQRDTVIAVRELNLSGLSSEQRSWVNMHTVYTHGYGVVAAYGNTVTSGGLPAYWEQSVPSVGEMGDYEERVYFSPKAPRYSIVGAPEGADPQELDYPDDNAAGGQVSTTFSGNGGPSIGNVWNKLIYSIKFGSTDIFFSSQTNEASQILYDRDPLLRVAKVAPYLTLEQDAYPAVVDMDGDPSTPKRLVWVVDAYTTTDKYPYSQHTSLEETTVDSQTSTVGEFVQANTINYMRNSVKAIVDAYDGSVRLFAWDQDDPILNTWTKIYPNMVEPIANISGDLMSHLRYPEDLFKVQRELLTSYHVKNASDFYAGGDRWRLAEETSTAVSAPTTQTTDAEGNPVTTRKAVAQPPYYLTMQMPTQESAEFSLTSVFVPGGESKREAMAGFLAVDSETGNEAGKVREGYGKLRLLALPSSTTVPGPGQVQNAYDSNEKIASQLNLLNLADSTVIRGNLLTLPVGGGLLYVQPVYVQGTGNASYPVLRSVLTAFGSQVGFAPTLEESLNQTFGGDAAATVAGEEEQDEGSDAGDGAPPAMKSAQQRLTSALQDASAALKEGNDARVSGDWAAYGKAQEKLDQAIADALKAQEELGQVPAGTPESGTPESGSSSSKKKDDSASSGGDS; encoded by the coding sequence AGGGCAAAGGCGGTGGCTTCGGCAAGCGTGGTCTTAATCCGCTGGTCGTGACAGTCATCGCACTTGCAGTGGTTGTTGGATTGATCTACGCCGCCTCAATCGTCTGGACCGAGATCCTGTGGTTCCAGCAGATGTCAGCGACCCGAGTGATTCTCACCCGGTGGGGCGCCCACATCGGGATGTTCGTCGTTGGGTTCCTCATCGTTTCCCTGTCCACCCTGGTCTCAATGAACTGGGCGTACAAGCGTCGCGATTCATCCACCCGCGGCACAGCGTCAGCGAACTTGCGAGAGTATCAGCAAGCCTTCGAGCCGGTGCGTCGCATTGCTTTCTGGGGCGTTGCCCTATTCCTCGGTTTTATCAACGGGTCCAACCTGGCTGAGCACTGGCAGGAACTCCTTCAATTCATCAACCAGTCGCCCTTCGGTCAGGCGGATCCATATTTCGGCTTCGATCTGGCATTCTTCGTTTTCACTCTTCCGGCGCTGCAAATCCTCGTCTCTTTCTTCCTCACGACGGTCGGCATTTGCCTCGTCGCCTCGATCGTGGTGCACTACCTCTACGGAACAATTCGACTGGTTCCTCGGCCTCACGCATCCAAGCCGGCTCGTCTGCAAACAGGTATTCTCGCGGCTGTTGGTTCACTGCTCATCGGGGTGAACTACTGGCTGGGACGCTACGCACTCTTAAACAAGCGCGGCGGAAACGTTGACGGTGCCCTGTACACCGACATCCACTCAACGCTGCCCGCTCACTCGATCCTTGCGGTCATCTCCGTCTTCGTTGCCGTTCTTTTCGTCATCGCGGCTTTCCGTGGGACATGGCGTCTACCAACGGTGGGTGTTGTTGTCACAGTTCTCTCTGCCCTCGTCATTGGTCAGGCATACCCGGCACTGATCCAGCAGTTCCGCGTTAACCCGAACGAGCGTGCCTTGGAGTCCGAATACATTCAACGCAACATCGATGCCACCCTTGCAGCCTATGGTCTCGATGACTTGGAATACACCAACTACGACGCTGAGACAACAGCGCAGGCTGGCCAGCTGCGTGAGGATTCGGAATCGACCTCGCAAATCCGTCTGCTTGACCCCCAAGTCATCACGAAGACCGTGCAGCAGCTCCAGCAGTCGCGCCCCTACTACGGTTTCGAGTCCGGCATGTCCGTTGACCGCTACACGGTTGGGGATGAGCAGCGCGACACCGTGATTGCGGTGCGTGAACTCAACCTCTCAGGTCTGTCATCCGAGCAGCGCAGCTGGGTCAACATGCACACCGTGTACACCCACGGCTACGGTGTTGTCGCGGCGTACGGCAACACCGTGACATCAGGTGGCCTGCCCGCCTACTGGGAGCAGTCCGTGCCCTCGGTCGGTGAGATGGGCGACTATGAGGAACGCGTGTACTTCTCTCCGAAGGCCCCCAGGTACTCGATCGTCGGCGCACCCGAGGGTGCGGATCCTCAAGAGTTGGACTACCCGGATGACAATGCCGCCGGTGGCCAGGTGTCAACAACGTTCTCCGGAAATGGCGGGCCGTCGATCGGTAACGTCTGGAACAAGCTGATCTATTCGATCAAATTCGGTTCGACAGACATTTTCTTCTCCTCGCAAACCAACGAGGCATCGCAGATCCTCTACGACCGTGATCCCTTGCTGCGCGTGGCAAAGGTTGCGCCCTACTTGACCCTTGAACAGGATGCCTACCCGGCGGTCGTGGACATGGATGGTGACCCGTCAACGCCTAAGCGTCTCGTGTGGGTTGTTGATGCGTATACAACAACGGATAAGTACCCGTACTCGCAGCACACCTCGCTGGAGGAAACAACGGTTGACTCCCAGACGTCAACGGTCGGTGAGTTCGTTCAGGCCAACACGATTAACTACATGCGTAACTCCGTGAAGGCTATTGTTGACGCCTACGACGGGTCAGTGCGTCTTTTCGCATGGGATCAGGATGACCCGATCCTCAACACGTGGACGAAGATCTACCCGAACATGGTTGAGCCGATTGCGAATATCTCCGGTGACCTCATGAGCCACCTGCGCTACCCGGAAGACCTCTTCAAGGTTCAACGTGAACTGCTCACCAGCTACCACGTGAAGAATGCGTCGGATTTCTACGCCGGTGGTGACCGGTGGCGCCTCGCCGAGGAAACCTCAACAGCAGTGTCCGCACCGACCACGCAGACAACGGACGCGGAAGGTAACCCTGTGACGACGCGTAAAGCCGTTGCGCAGCCTCCGTACTATCTGACAATGCAGATGCCGACGCAAGAATCCGCGGAATTCTCACTAACATCCGTGTTTGTTCCCGGTGGTGAGTCTAAGCGCGAGGCGATGGCTGGCTTCCTCGCGGTCGACTCCGAGACGGGGAACGAGGCCGGAAAGGTCCGCGAGGGGTACGGCAAGCTCCGCCTGCTGGCATTGCCGTCCTCGACAACAGTTCCCGGCCCAGGTCAGGTGCAAAACGCCTACGACTCAAATGAGAAAATCGCATCGCAACTCAACCTGCTGAACCTGGCAGATTCAACGGTCATCCGCGGGAACCTCCTGACCTTGCCGGTCGGCGGCGGGTTGCTCTACGTGCAGCCCGTGTATGTTCAGGGCACAGGTAATGCCTCGTATCCGGTGCTGCGTTCCGTTCTCACTGCGTTTGGTAGCCAGGTGGGATTCGCTCCGACACTTGAGGAATCCCTCAACCAGACCTTCGGTGGCGATGCGGCTGCGACAGTCGCAGGTGAAGAAGAACAAGATGAGGGTTCCGACGCCGGAGATGGTGCTCCGCCCGCAATGAAGAGCGCCCAGCAGCGTCTGACGTCCGCTTTGCAGGATGCGTCAGCGGCACTCAAAGAAGGCAATGACGCACGTGTGTCCGGCGACTGGGCGGCCTACGGGAAGGCCCAGGAGAAACTTGATCAAGCGATCGCCGATGCGCTCAAGGCCCAGGAAGAACTCGGTCAGGTGCCCGCCGGCACTCCAGAGTCTGGAACCCCGGAGTCAGGTTCGAGTTCGTCGAAGAAGAAAGATGACTCAGCCTCATCCGGTGGTGACAGCTAG